Within Mercenaria mercenaria strain notata chromosome 15, MADL_Memer_1, whole genome shotgun sequence, the genomic segment tagtttaaactaaattattgtttttgtaggtctgtttattacgtagttgtatttctaAAGATTGACTTAACGATGCGTAAAACACactggcaaagaggctatttttaatgaatatgcatgagtgcaaaatggcggcgcctactggaatattcggatgcctttgatgatacccttgtatccattacctgctcagtcaagtgtgacatgttcaccataagtgttccttctcatgagaaggaacaataagacAGTAAGACTATTcgctaaaattttgaaaaattttgacttGCAGTAAtctgaataaaataaatacatccATGAATATACAAACTATTGGTATGTTGTATTCCCCGCCTACTATGGAAAAATTTCATTCCTAAACATTACTTGCTAcgattttaaatcatttaatagtATTATTGACCTTTTATTCTtctttcaacttgtcttaaggggacgcatattgctacattcacagttcatacagcaatgcggaaggggtgcatattcaagaaatcgatggtgggaaaataaaaaacatattcctaaactgatataatactgatggacacctgtaatattcagtattttgtggataaggatgtggtactatgaaagtaataggaaaacagaggtctttgtgaaagtacattcaacacaaaatattaagcttttgtataaggaaaatacaggtttttttacaataacagtgttccaaataatgttgaagggatgagattttctttctaacacaccacgtttgcttaaacatgtaaaaatttaacgccacgtctgttcatctcgggatggacgccatatttctcattgataaaaaatgtaaacaaaaaaatcagagtgggattagcattgcaagggcataacatgacattctacacaatgaataccttagaacagatatctaagatgctacacaggtcaggcgggttaaatgcacaatgtcgatcacttgaaattcatcttgaaaaggtggttaattttagtttgtttacatggtttttaattttcccacgacttctcggcgattcactgcaaatgtattactgcgccggacgaaaggtaactctaataaacaacgggagacaacttaggtgtcagcacgtgtacgatttttaaaaaaacatgtcgatgattataatttcttatcaaataatgaatcctattcagatattcgtctttaatattagaaaattattaatttctgtggacatttgtcaaaaaatattacttacagtggactactttgcgcatcaaactggtttccgcttcagttgtgaggcacttccgttatactttttgacaacaataacaaaacacaaaatgaatcaataaagtcacttataaaccgactgctacttaaatcagtgtatgtaaagttgttgttacaacattatacatgttcgttacgttatgagataaagtttatcttgaactgcataatccattaattacgtttagatgatattgcatttacaacttatttgaccccgttttttttacgtgaatgacagcattctcgtgcaactcgtgcaaacagagttatgaaaagtatggtggagaattcaaggacaaattataaatgacattaaagtgaggataactgtatattcgtccagttttaatcattgacattcctgctgtgtattagtaacttttgtgaacaagattagaatgttgcttttgcacatatacacattgattggacctctcaaccaaatttcataccttattttagggatttttaagacaatacattttcaaaagtttgttgaatgtgttttgatatttaagtgcattgtagttcatgaataccaagttaaaaattaataatggcaacatttctaggcctttgttgtaagccactagacttcagTAACGATATTAAGGGGaatataggggcctccgtggccgagtggttagagtcgttgacttcaaaccatttgcccctcatcgatgtgggttcgaaacctcatttggggcgtagaattcttcacgtgaggaagccatccagctggcttacggaaggtcggtggttctacccaggtgcccgctcgtgatgaaatagtgcacggaggggcacctggggtcttcctccaccattaaagctggaaagtcgccatatgacctaaaattgtgtcggtgcgacgttaaacccaacaaaataaaataaataaggggaatatactctttttgttttggaatgtggcattccttgaccaccgtatcttttcttatgcactactttgtaaacaaactaaataatgtgttttagctcacatatgcgaaatgaaaagcaagacagtgaacttatttcacattctttctttaaattagaatctgtaggacattgataaatgtttggacaaagtgaagcactattattttcgcaccaaaaagccttaattgttgactttgaatgtacacaagaagtcttatgtaattcaacaataactttcttgtttcagtttttctcatttttattttagtgagcaatcctttgtgtacttataacagttgaaacagtattcatttcatttaccaaaaccttgtacttttttgcaggtaaattttgtaataccccacccacttttttctaatttcaaagtatgcgtccccttaagcagTCAGATTTGCCACTCCCCTTGCTGGTTGCAAATTACAGTGTTGACTGTACATTTGTTTAGCTTCACTAGATAGTTTTTCAactctttaaatgttttatgctAGAGCATAAAGCTTGACATATTTTGATTTCAGAAATGTTAAAAGCAACCAAGACCTTGGGCCTTTCTGTATGTAACATACCGACTGCGGCCGGTATAAACGGGTACGATCTTTTATAACTACTCCAATCTCCTCTCCGGCCGCATTTAGCTGCACAACGTTGTGCGAATTCTGCCCACAAACGAAAATATCGCCGTCAGGGTCAACGGCAATGCCTCTTGGGGAATCTAATTCAAAACTCTTGTACCTGGATATGACTTTGCCTAACAAACCAACTGTGATGACACCGTACTCTCTGTCGGTGACATGAATCATAGTACCGTCGGGGCTTATACCCAAATTTCTCGGGGAAGAAAATATTTGCGTTCCGTCGGTATCTCTTTCAAAGACACGCAGTAAACGCCCAGACATATTGTACACCCGAAGCTGTGGTCTATTTTCATACTGTCCGCCGATACATGCCACAAAAATTTCCCCATTTTGACAAGCAACGCCATAACACGAGACGCCGACTTTCATTACCCTGGAAATTTTCAGTTTCTTCTCTATCGTAACAAACTGTAGAACTTTTTCTTCTCTCAAACTTGTGACCACCTCGGTGGGGTTGGCAATACATACTGCGTAAGGCTTGCCAGGTAGGTCAACGTGGTCAATTACTCGACAGGAGGAGTTTAGGAGTTTGAGCCTTTTGTGGTGGGTATTTGTGACAATTACCTTACCGTCCGGTAAGCATACTGAACCAGTATTGTCCTCACTTGAACCGAGATCTGAAGATTACAAAGATCACTATTTAAACTTACTACAAAAGTTCATGATGCAGAAACTATTGATTCATGTACTGATACACATATACTTATGAACTTTTTCATCTCTGCAATTGCATATGAATTGCAGTATAAAATTACCATACTGGCCATGGGTACCGCCTCGGTcaatattatacatttcttgtgtagattttatacatttaatgaCAGGCTtatcggtcaatagtcaaaactgtttaCCTGGAGTCCGAAGAACCGATGGCTgatagttttgacttttgaccggCAAAATATTTAATAAGTGTTTTACTACAAAACGTTAGaaataaatttcaatgttttttttttctcatcttTTATACTTAAAACCCAGCAACGCCCATCTTTAATGATCAACAGTACCAACTATGGACCGCCGATTTATGTGAAGAGTCatttaatgcagttttttttttcaaatctgaaGTGTGCTCTCGTAATGTGACTCATACTtagtctaattttttttttaattcggtGTACTTTTACGTGAACTGGCTTTTATTCAACTGCAATAACTCGTGGTGACTGTTATCCAAGACATATTATACAGTTTACCTATTTCACAGCTTGCCAATTTGTAGTAAGttaaatatttatacagaatTTGAACACAATTCTGCTCCTGTATTGAGTTGTAAAGGTCAGAAATCTTGATATTCACCATTATTTCATATGATACGGCAGTACTACATTTAGGCATCGATATGTAGagacacatacacaaaaaaacacaaatgttCTGTACCTGAAGATAAACTAATGTTATATTCTCCCTCGAACTGCGCCTTGTAAATGTGCGTGTCCTCCCCAAATTCACCAAGGGACGTCATCGTATTCAACAAGTTTTCGAGGGTTCGATCTGCCATAAACAGTAATCGTTCTTTCCCAAGGTTCTTTGAAATGTCCTTTACCACTACCCTTCCTGTACATGCAGAAAGAAAGAACAATCAGAATAACTACCTTCATTTACGAAATCCTGTTCAACTCATGTTCTGTCGTGTTTTAGGTCGAGTCAGGATCCATGACACGACGCGCGACACGGCGCGTAACGATGCGATACGACACGACATTATGACATGACGCACGACATTAATGTCACGATGTCGTGTTGAATTGTCGGCCGTATTAATGAGGCGCGTTGCGTTGTGCATCTTGTCGCGCGTCGTGCGTCGGCCTAACACACTGGACAACACACGACATGAGCTCAACAAAATTCCGTATTTAAAAGCAGATATTAagaatattattaaaattttgtttctctATACAGTTTATATGGTAACGTGttcatttgtttaatttgtttcaagtttgtgAAGAAGTCTttgattttgttatttaaaatttgtaaaaagaagcTGGGTGACTgcctaaaaagaaaaaagtaaatgcaGTCCATTGACTAAATTTTTAAATGGAACTGTGACATTGAAGTGTGTGGTGTTTCTTTCTAaaacagtatatgatggcaccatgaACCGGGGGATtcgaacctctatatgcagcctgTCTGGGCGTACCAAAATGCTTTAAGCACTGGCATGGCATTAGGGGTAAAATGGCGGTAAGTTACAAAAGAGCTGTTATTGTTATCattgtaattattaatatttttataataactattttgttattatgtAAAACGCCTTCgaataaatcatttatatatatgggtgtttaatcaagttattcagtttcagtttaagtCTTAATATTGCATATCtatgtttttgtgattttacTACATATCTGTGATATGTATCAAGTTTAACTGTAAATCGCtcttgaacgtatatttcatatgaaaagggcgctcaacaaatctggtataataataataaatttttagCTAAATTCCAATATCCTTAGGACTCTTTTGTCGAAGATTAACAAATACATGATATACAAATGTAGCCTATTTCCATTAAGTTCCTTTACATATCTATTTGGGCAGCACATCTGATATTAACGTATTGTGAGGCTGTGCTGTAATGCTGTGAACGTAAACAACAAATAACCTTCTTGTAGGCTCTTCTTGGCTTTCTTGAGTGTAACAAACAACTCTGGTTCATTGTTTGTTGTCGTCTCTATCTTGGATGTCAGACCTCTGAGAGTATCACCAACATCCTCGCACGTTTTGACGTCATTATCTATCTTAGTGATAACCACGTCATACCTATAAATAAGACGTCACAACTTAAAATCCACAGGATTTGGCTGTTGAGATACAAAGTAGAATACAATGTTGTTATTTGGATCGTAGGAGTTTATTCAATGTAATAGTGTTCATTCCCCTCAATAAACTAGTTCCGCTTGATTTGATTCCgcttaaaaacaatgaaaaatgtcctcatttttttttcaaatatcccccccccccccccccccccccccccaaaaaaaaaacc encodes:
- the LOC123563050 gene encoding E3 ubiquitin-protein ligase TRIM71-like, with protein sequence MAAALELSSIRSSPDKESEETNCSPCGREERKVEATKFCADCNEHLCEKCVHDHKKFVVTKTHRITAKEKPPSVTPRQKLTDKCTHHEGKLLELFCGDHDELCCSVCVAVGHRSCSDVVYIPQAATGVESSIELLQVKDAILKVKAEVDVLRNQRMENQRHVQQQKEDIINAILDMRIRITDILDKLEHTARHELQDRYDVVITKIDNDVKTCEDVGDTLRGLTSKIETTTNNEPELFVTLKKAKKSLQEGRVVVKDISKNLGKERLLFMADRTLENLLNTMTSLGEFGEDTHIYKAQFEGEYNISLSSDLGSSEDNTGSVCLPDGKVIVTNTHHKRLKLLNSSCRVIDHVDLPGKPYAVCIANPTEVVTSLREEKVLQFVTIEKKLKISRVMKVGVSCYGVACQNGEIFVACIGGQYENRPQLRVYNMSGRLLRVFERDTDGTQIFSSPRNLGISPDGTMIHVTDREYGVITVGLLGKVISRYKSFELDSPRGIAVDPDGDIFVCGQNSHNVVQLNAAGEEIGVVIKDRTRLYRPQSVCYIQKGPRSWLLLTFLKSKYVKLYALA